Proteins co-encoded in one Halorussus vallis genomic window:
- a CDS encoding DNA adenine methylase, whose amino-acid sequence MSDHEQMRFDVSGEETSFYSTVDADFPTTRYQGSKRKLSSWIWENLGRVEFDSMLDPFGGTGAISFEAKKHGKQVFYNDFLRFNHQIGLALIENNGARLTDEDVNWLLEEHDFDYPSLVQDEFDDLYYTDDENEWLDRMRVNIDKLDNEYKRAIANSAVSQAALAKRPYNLFHRANLYMRTQDVERSFGNKTTWEKPFDEHFRNVVDEFNAAVFDNERENASYNEDVLNWENPPEADLVYLDPPYYDRTKQNGETPYRFYYHFLEGWLQYDDWPDLIDDSVKTKRLQRNPSQWTDPDAVYNAFEKTFEKFSDSHIALSYNTAGLPTPKELKNMLEYHKSNVVVEAKEHQYALSTSEDSADEIIFVAYD is encoded by the coding sequence ATGAGTGACCACGAGCAGATGAGGTTCGATGTGTCTGGAGAGGAGACATCATTCTATTCTACGGTTGATGCTGACTTCCCAACCACGCGGTATCAGGGTAGCAAACGGAAACTCTCCAGTTGGATATGGGAGAACTTGGGTCGGGTTGAGTTCGATTCAATGTTGGACCCCTTCGGAGGGACTGGTGCTATTTCTTTTGAGGCAAAGAAGCACGGTAAGCAGGTCTTCTACAACGATTTCCTTCGATTTAACCACCAAATCGGACTCGCACTGATTGAGAACAATGGGGCCCGGCTTACTGACGAGGACGTGAACTGGCTTTTGGAGGAGCACGATTTCGACTACCCATCGCTCGTCCAAGATGAATTCGACGACCTCTACTACACGGATGACGAGAACGAGTGGTTAGACAGGATGCGCGTCAATATCGACAAGCTCGATAATGAGTATAAACGCGCTATTGCCAACTCTGCTGTTTCGCAGGCGGCGCTGGCTAAACGGCCGTACAACCTGTTCCACCGAGCTAATCTGTATATGCGTACTCAAGATGTAGAGCGTTCGTTTGGGAATAAGACAACATGGGAAAAACCATTTGACGAGCACTTCAGGAACGTTGTTGATGAATTCAACGCTGCTGTCTTCGACAATGAGCGGGAGAACGCATCCTATAATGAGGATGTGCTAAACTGGGAAAACCCTCCTGAAGCAGACCTCGTGTACTTAGACCCCCCATACTATGACCGAACAAAACAGAACGGCGAAACACCGTACCGCTTCTACTACCACTTCTTAGAAGGGTGGCTCCAATACGACGACTGGCCGGACCTTATTGACGATAGCGTGAAGACGAAGCGGTTGCAGCGGAACCCGTCCCAGTGGACAGACCCTGACGCAGTATACAACGCATTCGAGAAGACCTTCGAAAAGTTCAGCGATAGCCACATTGCACTCTCCTACAATACAGCCGGTCTACCGACTCCTAAAGAACTGAAGAACATGTTGGAGTACCACAAGTCCAACGTGGTTGTTGAGGCCAAGGAACACCAGTACGCGCTCTCAACGAGCGAGGATAGCGCAGATGAGATAATATTCGTAGCGTACGATTAA
- a CDS encoding tyrosine-type recombinase/integrase, with amino-acid sequence MPRRYKPVDDCRYEIQDYIDELDAGTDDDDDDLRQTGSTRRYKQDLRWYDHWLDDHGIDSVLDVTPADASRVGRALSNEFNGTTPRYRWDRINAFHDYLVNMELAESNPLARWNGSKDSKWGMTKTTQQERELEDGERYATSQEDIRKMEKNVGRNRVRDQLVIRMMWQTALRRGEQSLLTTDMLDREAREIELPGSITKNGKRRVVAYQPSLDGLLKEWLDYSHRDEMLGGNDHDYLFVGERGARLHAERINEIIIDAADRAGINRYLYADANAAMDEDGNPIPNRWLISAHNVRHGYGTYMIHEAPEEGEEARLWEVSKQMGHSSVKITEERYVEDDPRAGVGYAHSHGPD; translated from the coding sequence ATGCCGCGACGCTACAAGCCGGTCGATGACTGTCGGTATGAGATTCAGGACTATATCGATGAGTTAGACGCGGGTACTGATGATGACGACGACGACCTGCGTCAGACTGGCAGCACGAGGCGTTACAAGCAGGACCTACGCTGGTACGACCATTGGCTGGATGACCACGGCATCGATTCCGTACTTGATGTGACGCCGGCCGATGCGAGCCGCGTGGGTCGCGCACTGTCCAACGAGTTCAACGGAACCACCCCGAGGTACCGGTGGGACCGTATTAACGCGTTCCATGACTATCTCGTGAATATGGAGTTGGCCGAGTCAAATCCCCTTGCACGGTGGAACGGCTCCAAGGACTCGAAATGGGGAATGACGAAAACGACCCAGCAGGAGCGTGAGTTAGAGGATGGTGAGAGGTACGCTACGTCTCAAGAAGACATCAGGAAAATGGAGAAGAACGTTGGTCGCAACAGGGTGCGTGACCAACTCGTCATCCGAATGATGTGGCAAACGGCTCTGAGGCGAGGCGAGCAGAGTCTACTCACTACTGATATGCTTGACCGTGAAGCACGGGAAATCGAACTGCCCGGGTCTATCACGAAGAATGGAAAACGGCGGGTCGTGGCCTATCAACCGTCGCTAGACGGTCTTCTGAAGGAGTGGTTGGACTACAGCCATCGCGACGAGATGCTCGGCGGAAACGACCATGATTACTTGTTCGTCGGTGAGCGTGGGGCTCGCCTCCATGCTGAGCGTATTAATGAAATCATCATCGACGCCGCTGACCGAGCAGGGATTAACAGGTACCTGTATGCTGACGCGAACGCAGCCATGGATGAGGATGGGAATCCAATCCCGAACCGGTGGCTAATTTCTGCTCATAATGTCAGGCATGGATACGGGACGTACATGATTCACGAAGCTCCAGAAGAAGGCGAGGAAGCCCGTCTGTGGGAGGTCTCCAAGCAGATGGGGCATTCGTCCGTCAAAATCACGGAGGAACGGTATGTCGAGGATGACCCGCGTGCGGGCGTTGGCTACGCTCACTCTCACGGGCCGGACTAA
- a CDS encoding UvrD-helicase domain-containing protein — protein sequence MTDVALDEVDLVGPDVDESVKIEGPPGTGKTTTCAARVARLVEEHGVDLDDVVWVTYRRSLAEDTLERLSEWDVITEYEVENPRSGRTKWISTCHATANRVAGDSLKGTVATGSDLWDFYLTTYNVPYDGDTRSPGKAASDVLQWLVHNQKPLSQAYESPAYDSLSREWPNHPHLMEIREKWESYKTENKLYDYHQMLQAALETDELPGESTSPSVVVADEYHDVYPLMDDVLRKWLRNADIAVVAGDPRQVVNSHEGSSPRYFERINLPSVTLPRSYRVPVDHWDAATSVLERTHSSPSIEISGEGVISRHESATFEYDEDSDTWDVPVDDSRSPANLSRDADGSVLFLARTRMMAEGVAAALRHGGVVYTGQGGAGGWARNDKRRHLFNSLTKFSGIEVTGETSWTGDYDLSDPDVDITGEEAYELLKHSSAQHAGISGDELLKHAGRLKGMSSVTAETIASVVEPKWWGVYTHGPVAARDLVGVEDDDRVAIQRAGEHYDEPIKPGDIDVQVLTIHASKGYEADTVVVYDGVTERIKQGMQSSPATRANEDRTWYVALTRAKERLVIMDHAFDWATGYVPYMVGRIGGESA from the coding sequence ATGACTGACGTTGCCCTTGACGAAGTCGACCTCGTCGGTCCAGACGTCGACGAAAGCGTGAAAATCGAAGGCCCACCCGGAACCGGGAAGACGACGACGTGTGCAGCCCGCGTCGCGCGACTGGTCGAGGAACACGGTGTCGACCTTGACGACGTGGTCTGGGTCACTTACCGTCGCTCCCTCGCTGAGGACACTCTCGAACGACTCTCCGAGTGGGATGTCATCACCGAGTATGAGGTCGAGAACCCCCGGTCGGGTCGGACGAAGTGGATTTCGACCTGCCACGCTACCGCCAACCGGGTTGCCGGAGACTCTCTAAAAGGAACGGTGGCCACAGGGTCTGACCTCTGGGACTTCTACCTTACCACCTACAACGTACCGTACGACGGTGACACGCGCTCTCCCGGCAAGGCGGCGTCGGATGTGCTCCAGTGGCTGGTCCACAATCAGAAACCTCTCTCACAGGCGTACGAGTCCCCTGCGTATGACTCCCTGAGTAGGGAGTGGCCGAACCATCCACATCTGATGGAGATTCGGGAGAAATGGGAGTCGTACAAGACCGAGAATAAGCTGTACGACTACCATCAGATGTTGCAGGCGGCGTTGGAGACTGATGAACTCCCGGGTGAGTCAACGTCCCCGTCCGTCGTCGTCGCCGACGAGTATCACGACGTGTACCCGTTGATGGATGACGTTCTCCGTAAATGGCTCCGAAATGCGGACATTGCGGTGGTCGCAGGTGACCCGCGTCAGGTTGTTAATTCGCACGAAGGGTCGTCGCCACGGTATTTCGAGCGCATTAACTTGCCGTCGGTTACCCTCCCCCGGTCGTATCGCGTACCGGTCGACCACTGGGATGCAGCGACGTCCGTACTCGAACGGACGCACTCGTCACCCTCTATCGAAATCAGCGGTGAGGGTGTGATTTCGCGCCATGAATCTGCCACGTTCGAGTATGACGAAGATTCGGACACGTGGGATGTGCCGGTCGACGACTCGCGTTCGCCAGCCAACCTCTCGCGCGACGCAGACGGGTCAGTGCTGTTCTTGGCACGGACGCGGATGATGGCCGAAGGTGTTGCGGCTGCCCTCCGACACGGCGGGGTCGTCTACACAGGTCAGGGGGGAGCGGGCGGCTGGGCGCGGAACGATAAACGTCGCCACTTGTTCAATTCCCTGACCAAGTTCAGTGGAATCGAGGTCACGGGTGAGACGTCGTGGACGGGCGACTACGACCTCTCTGACCCTGATGTCGACATCACAGGTGAGGAAGCCTACGAACTGCTCAAACACTCCTCTGCCCAACACGCGGGTATCTCTGGGGATGAGTTGTTGAAGCACGCAGGTCGTCTGAAGGGTATGTCGTCCGTCACTGCGGAAACCATCGCGTCGGTCGTTGAACCCAAATGGTGGGGGGTATACACTCACGGTCCTGTTGCTGCACGCGACCTCGTTGGTGTCGAAGACGATGACCGAGTCGCAATCCAACGGGCCGGAGAACACTACGACGAACCTATCAAGCCGGGCGACATCGACGTGCAGGTTCTCACGATACACGCCAGTAAGGGATACGAGGCTGACACCGTCGTCGTCTACGATGGCGTCACCGAGCGCATCAAGCAGGGAATGCAATCGTCTCCAGCAACCCGAGCGAACGAGGACCGGACTTGGTACGTCGCCCTCACTCGGGCGAAGGAACGGCTGGTCATCATGGACCACGCGTTCGACTGGGCTACCGGATACGTCCCGTACATGGTCGGTCGCATCGGGGGTGAGTCGGCATGA
- a CDS encoding PKD domain-containing protein, whose translation MLVAILLVSTVAAHTLVVFTLDTSTDFSDNQTSLGANSTITNGTVQIADGESYTTSNLTTSEPVETVEVNISGIDDSANIVVYDGVYGTKITNKSVSTTGTFTLDVSASSDSSIAIAIDDGGNTAVNGTTDIESIKLVQSNSAPFAAGADTQVAVNDTVELNASDSTDPDGDALSYEWDFDDDGTYDATGEVTSTSFASSGTYNVTLRVTDSHGATDTANITITVDPDSDGDGVIDSEDAYPLNAPGSKIVDNSDTKIADDAFVELASGSGSVDLTVYGTNNTTDGNWTQIGTTSKSASSSSAVLATVNVDDTYDHYKLVYEGDATVQDAGLMYDSAGSGGDVNDTVVGSLSLVDVIIGIAGLLGLLVVLDIFEVITLFDD comes from the coding sequence ATGCTCGTCGCGATACTACTCGTGTCGACGGTCGCCGCGCATACGCTCGTCGTGTTCACGCTTGACACGTCGACTGATTTCAGCGATAATCAGACCTCGCTCGGCGCGAACTCGACCATCACGAACGGCACGGTCCAGATTGCTGACGGAGAGAGCTACACCACCAGCAACCTCACCACGAGTGAGCCGGTGGAGACCGTTGAAGTCAACATTAGCGGTATCGATGACAGTGCCAACATCGTTGTCTATGACGGAGTATACGGGACTAAAATCACTAACAAGTCCGTCTCTACAACTGGTACGTTTACGCTTGACGTATCAGCGTCGTCCGACTCCAGCATCGCTATCGCTATCGATGACGGAGGTAACACGGCAGTCAACGGCACCACGGACATTGAATCCATCAAACTCGTCCAAAGCAACAGTGCTCCTTTCGCTGCGGGTGCTGACACGCAGGTAGCTGTCAACGATACAGTCGAACTCAACGCTAGTGACTCGACTGACCCTGATGGTGACGCGCTCTCGTACGAGTGGGACTTCGACGATGACGGCACGTACGATGCGACTGGCGAAGTGACGTCTACATCGTTTGCATCCTCGGGCACGTACAACGTCACGCTCCGAGTGACTGACTCGCACGGGGCGACCGACACGGCGAACATCACCATCACTGTCGACCCTGACAGCGACGGTGACGGGGTCATCGACAGTGAGGACGCCTACCCGCTGAACGCTCCGGGCTCGAAAATTGTCGACAACTCCGACACGAAGATTGCTGACGATGCCTTCGTCGAACTCGCGTCGGGTAGTGGCTCGGTGGACCTCACGGTCTACGGGACTAACAACACGACTGATGGGAACTGGACGCAGATTGGCACGACGTCAAAGTCGGCCAGTAGCTCCAGCGCGGTGCTCGCGACGGTGAACGTCGACGACACCTACGACCACTACAAACTCGTGTATGAAGGCGACGCTACGGTGCAGGATGCCGGCCTCATGTACGACTCCGCAGGTAGTGGTGGAGACGTCAACGACACAGTCGTTGGCAGCCTCTCGCTCGTCGACGTGATTATCGGAATCGCCGGCCTTCTCGGGCTTCTGGTGGTCCTCGACATCTTCGAGGTCATCACCCTGTTCGACGACTAA
- a CDS encoding type II restriction endonuclease produces MQDRLDSYDNDVEPFDEDEFEQALHDYFDGFTWNAKGVIKGDGEVIPIPPVSNCVTAIFEVDAVVQVEKMADELGAKLIEPDHTRQYPDSTLIFEDKQIALDIKTARRSASSENRLKSPMTLGSYAGYFRNPTEESPWTTYPYGTYDDHWILCFAYRWDDDKKSLDMVWDIETLIGRKWEFASQSSGTGTTNAMGSMKDMEALRNREPVFDSEEDFEEYWRNYD; encoded by the coding sequence ATGCAGGACCGTCTCGATTCGTATGATAACGATGTTGAGCCGTTCGACGAGGATGAGTTTGAGCAAGCACTACACGACTACTTTGACGGCTTCACGTGGAACGCGAAAGGAGTCATCAAGGGGGATGGCGAGGTTATCCCGATTCCACCGGTGTCTAACTGCGTAACGGCGATTTTCGAGGTTGACGCTGTCGTCCAAGTGGAGAAGATGGCAGATGAACTCGGTGCGAAGCTCATTGAACCGGACCACACCAGACAGTACCCTGACTCCACACTGATTTTCGAGGATAAACAGATTGCACTAGACATCAAAACCGCTCGTAGAAGTGCCAGTTCGGAGAACCGTCTGAAAAGCCCAATGACGCTTGGTAGCTACGCGGGATACTTTAGAAATCCGACCGAGGAGAGTCCATGGACGACGTACCCCTACGGAACTTACGATGACCACTGGATTCTCTGCTTTGCTTATAGATGGGACGATGACAAGAAAAGCCTCGATATGGTCTGGGATATAGAGACCCTCATCGGCCGAAAGTGGGAGTTCGCATCACAGTCCTCCGGGACTGGAACGACAAATGCCATGGGCTCGATGAAGGATATGGAAGCTCTTCGAAACAGAGAACCGGTCTTCGACAGCGAAGAGGACTTCGAAGAATATTGGCGAAACTACGATTGA
- a CDS encoding recombinase family protein, with protein sequence MTEKLESVAVYIRRSTADQDDEHQRDDIVDWLDRHNLVLGDVDLYADQASGSTAERDQFLALVEGIEHGDYSDVVVWEVSRIARKGLLAQRFFDAAEDSETTIHVTNGSVREIRPDGTGRLVADIIASVAAEERRALIRRTQSGQRRARQQGKWLGQVPAGFARDDGYLKPNIDPDYAEGETGYFDIAEALDAIDRGESYNAVAKRTPNVTRQTLSNIDQDDERRCWYTDATSDDERVDDALDSVR encoded by the coding sequence ATGACAGAAAAACTGGAATCTGTGGCAGTCTACATCCGCCGGTCCACTGCTGACCAAGATGATGAGCACCAGCGGGACGACATCGTCGATTGGCTCGACCGACACAACCTCGTTCTCGGTGACGTCGACCTCTACGCAGACCAAGCATCCGGTTCAACTGCAGAGAGAGACCAATTCCTCGCGCTCGTCGAGGGCATCGAACACGGTGACTATAGCGACGTAGTTGTCTGGGAGGTTTCCCGGATTGCCCGGAAGGGCCTACTCGCCCAGCGGTTCTTCGACGCTGCAGAGGATAGCGAGACGACCATCCACGTGACGAACGGGAGCGTCAGAGAAATCAGGCCGGATGGTACTGGCCGGCTCGTCGCCGACATCATCGCATCGGTCGCTGCAGAGGAGCGTCGAGCCCTAATCCGACGCACCCAATCTGGACAGCGACGGGCCCGTCAGCAAGGAAAATGGCTCGGCCAAGTACCTGCAGGATTCGCCCGCGATGATGGTTATCTAAAGCCCAACATCGACCCGGATTACGCAGAAGGAGAAACAGGATACTTCGACATCGCCGAAGCACTGGACGCAATCGACCGAGGAGAGAGCTACAATGCAGTCGCAAAGCGAACACCGAATGTAACGAGGCAGACTCTCAGCAACATCGACCAAGACGATGAGCGTCGATGTTGGTATACTGATGCGACTTCTGACGACGAGCGTGTTGATGATGCACTAGATTCAGTACGCTAA